The following proteins come from a genomic window of Gimesia chilikensis:
- the arsB gene encoding ACR3 family arsenite efflux transporter has protein sequence MSDANDCPAIETKSMSLFERYLTLWVGLCILAGIVLGKVAPGVAQTLDGMAIYVNDAPVVSIPIAVCLFFMMYPIMVKIDFAEVLRAGKAVRPVGLTLFINWAIKPFTMYAIASYFLGTLFLTFIGPEAVDYVKMPFGADLAVGAEYGSGKVVLVDGVKMLEVPLWRSYLAGCILLGIAPCTAMVLVWGFLARGNDGHTLVMVAINSLTMLVLYGILGGFLLGVGKLPVPWQALLLSIGIYVALPLVAGFFSRKWLIATKGETWFREKFLHVLTPVTIAALLVTLILLFSFKGETILNNPLTILWIAIPLFIQTVVIFALGYVLSKVMGLTYESAAPTAMIGASNHFEVAIATATMLYGLSSGAALATVVGVLIEVPLMLMLVRFCVRTQNWFPHQSVSDASETTATVTASE, from the coding sequence ATGAGTGATGCCAATGATTGCCCAGCAATCGAGACCAAAAGCATGAGCCTCTTTGAGCGTTATCTGACCTTGTGGGTCGGTCTCTGTATTCTTGCCGGGATCGTATTAGGCAAGGTTGCTCCGGGGGTTGCACAGACCCTTGATGGGATGGCGATCTATGTCAATGATGCACCTGTCGTCTCAATTCCGATTGCTGTCTGCCTGTTTTTCATGATGTATCCCATCATGGTGAAGATTGATTTTGCCGAAGTTTTGAGGGCGGGGAAAGCGGTTCGCCCAGTAGGACTGACACTATTCATTAACTGGGCTATCAAGCCATTCACGATGTACGCGATTGCCAGTTATTTTCTGGGTACTTTGTTTCTCACATTCATCGGCCCCGAGGCGGTTGATTATGTCAAAATGCCCTTCGGTGCTGACCTCGCTGTGGGAGCCGAATACGGTTCTGGTAAAGTCGTTCTCGTAGATGGCGTGAAAATGCTGGAAGTTCCTCTCTGGCGAAGCTATCTGGCGGGTTGTATTCTACTGGGAATCGCTCCCTGTACGGCGATGGTTCTCGTCTGGGGTTTTCTGGCAAGAGGAAACGACGGTCACACTCTGGTCATGGTGGCCATCAACTCTTTGACGATGCTGGTGTTGTACGGCATTCTGGGAGGATTTCTTTTGGGAGTCGGTAAATTGCCGGTGCCGTGGCAGGCTTTGCTACTTTCGATAGGCATCTATGTGGCACTGCCTCTGGTAGCAGGGTTCTTTTCCCGTAAATGGCTGATTGCGACAAAAGGAGAAACATGGTTTCGAGAGAAATTTCTCCATGTGCTAACTCCAGTTACAATCGCTGCCTTATTGGTAACCCTGATCCTACTGTTCTCATTTAAAGGGGAAACCATTCTCAATAACCCACTGACAATCCTTTGGATTGCGATCCCCCTGTTTATTCAGACTGTTGTTATTTTTGCACTGGGATATGTGCTTTCAAAAGTGATGGGCCTAACCTATGAAAGTGCTGCTCCTACAGCGATGATCGGTGCTTCGAACCATTTTGAAGTGGCGATAGCAACCGCAACCATGTTGTATGGTCTTTCGTCAGGGGCAGCACTGGCAACTGTGGTAGGGGTGCTCATCGAAGTTCCCTTAATGTTGATGCTCGTTCGGTTCTGTGTCAGGACGCAAAACTGGTTTCCACATCAGAGCGTGTCCGATGCTTCGGAAACAACAGCGACCGTTACTGCAAGTGAGTGA
- a CDS encoding arsenate reductase ArsC encodes MKRVLVLCTGNSCRSQMAEELWETLSEGEWQAESAGSKPSGYVHPLAIEAMRELDIDLSENTSKHLDQFTDQQFDLVVTVCDNAKESCPVFSGATQTLHWPFDDPADATGTDEEKMTTFRRVRDEIKTKIQSFLADESA; translated from the coding sequence ATGAAACGTGTTTTAGTCTTATGTACCGGAAACTCCTGTCGTTCCCAGATGGCAGAAGAACTTTGGGAAACGTTGAGTGAAGGTGAGTGGCAGGCGGAATCAGCAGGCTCAAAGCCTTCCGGTTATGTCCATCCGCTGGCGATTGAAGCGATGCGGGAACTGGACATTGACCTGTCTGAGAACACCAGCAAGCACCTCGATCAGTTTACCGATCAGCAATTCGATCTGGTGGTCACGGTGTGTGACAATGCGAAGGAATCGTGTCCAGTCTTCTCTGGAGCCACACAGACTCTTCACTGGCCCTTCGATGATCCTGCCGATGCGACTGGCACTGATGAAGAAAAAATGACAACGTTCCGCCGTGTCCGAGATGAAATTAAAACTAAGATTCAATCATTTCTTGCTGATGAATCTGCTTAA